One window of the Salvelinus namaycush isolate Seneca unplaced genomic scaffold, SaNama_1.0 Scaffold78, whole genome shotgun sequence genome contains the following:
- the LOC120042788 gene encoding tRNA-dihydrouridine(16/17) synthase [NAD(P)(+)]-like has translation MAVKLQGFEFWKTTLRGARYVVAPMVDQSELAWRLLSRRHGAELCYTPMLHAQVFVRDANYRKDNLYSEVCPEDRPLITQFCANDPEVFVQACLLAQDYCDAIDLNLGCPQMIAKRGHYGVFLQDEWELLEKMVKLANEKISVPITCKIRVFNKMEDTVQYAQMLEKAGCQLLTVHGRTKDQKGPATGIASWEHIKAVRNAVNIPVFANGNIQHLSDVEQCMEETGVQGVMSAEGNLHNPALFEGLSPPVWEMAEEYLEVVSQYPPCTLSYVRAHLFKLWHHTLQIHKDLREELAKVKNLQGLTEVSRQLRLRCQEEITNGGEEAGQVVGLPFPHWICQPYVRPVPKDPVANGNGTEVKAVCHKRALSQEDSDGASDALSKNKQKKKARNPHKNFCPEQKPKYIKCEQCGNPKGNQCVFNLCRGCCKKKAYKEVADCPSHGLRFKTKAEKQKSEREEEEGKSRGLQEEEDGGLLNGTLSTPTDPHRGQTVS, from the exons ATGGCGGTGAAGCTGCAAGGCTTTGAGTTCTGGAAGACCACGCTGAGGGGAGCGCGTTACGTCGTTGCACCCATGGTGGACCAGAGCGAGCTGGCCTGGCGTCTACTGAGCCGTCGCCATGGCGCCGAGCTGTGCTACACGCCCATGCTGCACGCGCAGGTGTTTGTACGCGACGCCAACTACAGGAAAGATAACCTGTACAGCGAAGTCTGCCCCGAAGACAGGCCGCTTATTACACAg ttctGTGCCAACGACCCAGAGGTGTTTGTCCAGGCATGTCTACTGGCTCAGGACTACTGTGATGCTATCGATCTCAACCTGGGATGCCCACAGATGATCGCCAAGAGAG GGCACTACGGGGTCTTCCTACAGGATGAGTGGGAGCTGCTGGAGAAGATGG TGAAGCTAGCCAATGAGAAGATCTCTGTTCCCATCACCTGTAAGATCCGTGTGTTTAACAAGATGGAGGACACTGTTCAGTACGCTCAGATGCTGGAGAAGGCTGGCTGCCAG CTGCTGACCGTCCACGGTCGGACCAAGGACCAGAAAGGACCCGCGACAGGCATCGCTAGCTGGGAACACATCAAGGctgtacg GAACGCTGTTAACATCCCTGTGTTTGCTAACGGTAACATCCAACACCTGAGTGATGTGGAGCAGTGTATGGAGGAGACTGGAGTACAGGGGGTGATGagtgcag agGGGAACCTCCATAACCCAGCTCTGTTTGAGGGTCTCAGCCCTCCTGTATGGGAGATGGCTGAGGAGTATCTGGAGGTGGTCAGTCAGTACCCTCCCTGTACCCTGTCCTATGTCAGAGCACACCTCTTCAAGCTCTGGCACCACAC GCTGCAGATCCACAAGGACCTGAGAGAGGAGCTGGCCAAGGTGAAGAACCTGCAGGGGCTGACAGAGGTCAGCAGACAACTCAGACTACGCTGCCAG GAGGAGATAaccaatggaggagaggaggcggGGCAGGTGGTTGGGCTGCCATTCCCTCATTGGATCTGCCAGCCGTACGTCAGACCAGT GCCGAAGGATCCGGTTGCTAACGGTAACGGTACGGAGGTGAAGGCAGTGTGTCACAAGAGGGCGTTGTCACAAGAGGACTCGGACGGCGCGAGCGATGCCCTCTCCAAAAACAAACAGAAGAAGAAAGCCAGAAACCCCCACAAGAACTTCTGTCCCGAGCAGAAAC CAAAGTACATCAAGTGTGAGCAGTGTGGAAATCCAAAG ggtaATCAGTGTGTATTCAACCTGTGTCGAGGCTGCTGTAAAAAGAAGGCCTACAAGGAGGTGGCAGACTGCCCAA GTCACGGGCTGAGGTTCAAGACCAAGGCAGAGAAACAGAAGTCAGAgcgggaagaggaggagggaaagagcaGAGGATtacaggaggaagaggatggaggATTGTTGAACGGGACCCTCAGCACCCCAACAGACCCCCACAGAGGACAGACTGTGTCCTGA